From Microbacterium rhizosphaerae:
AACCCGATGCTCCACACGAGCTCGATCTGGTCGCCCGCGGCGGCGGGCGACGCGGTCGTCGTGATCGTCTGACCGGCCTTCAGGGCGACACCGTTGTACGCCACCGAACTCTGGCTGGAGACGAGGCCGGCGAACGTGGCGCAGGAGTACGAGGCCGCCGGTGCAGGCGGCTGCTTCTTGCCGTTGCCGCCGCCGTGCGAGGCCGCCATGGCCCCTGAGCCGGCGACGAGGGCGACCACGAGACCCAATGACGCTCCGAGCGCGCCGAGCTTGGCCAACCGTGCGTTCATGTTCCTGCCTCGATCCTGGGGGGTGGATTTCGGTTCGACTCTGCGCTTCGCCGCGCACGGTCGTATACATCACTATCAGATGTCACTCCTGTAACGCCACACCCCGCGTTGCGGATACAGCGCTCGACCGGCGGGCGGCGACCGGCATCCATTCAGCGGAATACACTCCGCGCGGGTAGGGTTGCATGCGTCATGCAGCGCTTCGGAACCCTCTCGTTCGGCCACTACGGTCCCCTCGGCGGAGGCCGCGAGCTGACTGCGCGCGACTCGCTCCACCAGGCGATCGACCTCGCGCAGGGCATGGACGATCTCGGCGTCAACGGCGTCTACTTCCGCGTGCACCACTTCGCCCGCCAGCAGTCCTCGCCGATGACCCTCCTCGCCGCGATCGCGGCGCGCACCGAGCGCATCGAGATGGGCACCGGCGTCATCGACATGCGCTACGAGAACCCTCTCTACCTCGCCGAGGAGGCGGCATCGGTCGACCTGCTCAGCGACGGCAGGCTCGCCCTCGGCGTGAGCCGCGGCTCTCCCGAGACCGTCATCCGCGGGTATGAGGCCTTCGGCTACACCGGATCTCAGGATCCGCGAGGTGCCGACATCGCCCGCGAGCACTTCGCGACCTTCCTCGAGGCGATCGAAGGCGCGGGCCTGGCGGAGCGCGACTCGACGAGCCCGTTCGGCGCGGGGGCTCGGGGGATGCAGCGCATCGAGCCGCACTCCCCCGGCCTGCGTTCGCGCATCTGGTGGGGTGCCGGCAACCGCGACAGCGCCGAGTGGGCCGGTCGCATCGGCGTGAATCTCATGTCGTCGACCCTCCTGACCGAGGATCGCGGCATCCCG
This genomic window contains:
- a CDS encoding LLM class flavin-dependent oxidoreductase; this translates as MQRFGTLSFGHYGPLGGGRELTARDSLHQAIDLAQGMDDLGVNGVYFRVHHFARQQSSPMTLLAAIAARTERIEMGTGVIDMRYENPLYLAEEAASVDLLSDGRLALGVSRGSPETVIRGYEAFGYTGSQDPRGADIAREHFATFLEAIEGAGLAERDSTSPFGAGARGMQRIEPHSPGLRSRIWWGAGNRDSAEWAGRIGVNLMSSTLLTEDRGIPFDELQAQQIDAFRAAWKDAGHPGEPRTSVSRSIFPITTAQDAMYFGRADSEGVGYIDGMRSTFGKTYAAEPDALVEQLLDDAAIRSADTLMLTIPSQLGVEYNLHIVESFAAHVAPALGWQSTRA